GCTGATTTTTTTCAGACTTTGCCTGGATGGAATTGCGGGAATTTATTTTGCCTTTAAAAATGGTTTTCCTCATTTATGGGCTGTTGTAAGGGCACATTTCGGATTTTATGCCCAGCTACCCGGAACATGGAAATTGCGCCAAAAAGATCAGAAAGTTCACTTCTACCAATCAAAATGGTTGATCTTTAAGCATTTTTTAGGTGGAAAATAGCTCACCTTTAAAGAAAGGATTTATATTTATCCAACGAATAAAGAGTAAATTATATCTTTTATATTCAAAAAAATAATAACTTACATCTAATTCGCTTTAAATTGTATATTTAAAGCGAACAACTAAAAATATTCATCATTCATAAACTTAAACTCATCAGTATTTACAATGGATTTCTGCGCAATAGATTTTGAAACGGCAACTCACGAAAAAAATTCGGCCTGCGAAATGGGTATCTGCATTGTTCAGGATTCTAAAATCGTAGAAACCAAGACCTGGCTGATTAAACCGCCGAGCTTTCCTTATTTCAGCAGATTTAATATTGATATCCATGGAATAAAACCGGAAGATGTAAAGGATGCTCCTACTTTTGATGAGATCTGGTATGAAGCTGAAGAAATGATGTACGGATCACTGATGATTGCCCACAATGCAAGCTTTGATGCAGGGGTTTTAAGAGGATGTTTTGAGCATTATGGCATGTTTGCTCCCAATCTGAATTATCTTTGTAGTATTCAATTAGCCAAAAAATCATGGAATTATCTACCAAAATACGGATTGAAACATTTGGCAGAACATCACCAGATCAGTCTAAATCATCATAGGGCCGGAGACGATGCTGAAGCCTGTGCCAAAATTTCACTCCTGGCTTTTGAAAAATTGATCATGACTGAAAATTACGAAATTCATGAATCATTTTTAAATAAATATATTAAAAAGCTATAACTAAAGAAATAAAATTACATTCTCTTGTCATAGCTTTTTTTGCCTTAACTCTTAAATTAATTTAAAAGGAATAAGCAAGCGTTTATTTATTAAAGGTCTTATCAATTGCTTAACACTTCAGACAGCAGGTTGAACTTCGGGATCTCAATCTCAAAGGTTTCCTGGGTATCCATGTTTTTAACAAGGTATCTCCCACTCATATTTCCTACTCCCGATCGAAGCATGACGTTGGAAAAATAAGCGAAATTATCGCTTGTAGGAATCTCTGGTGTTAATCCTATTACACCATCACCTGTAATCTCAGTGTATCCAAAACCTACGTCGAAGATCAGCCATTTTCTTTTAAGAATTTTAATAGGAAAGCTGCCATCGTTTTCAATCGTAATATTATACTTGAAGACGTAACGGTTTTCAGATGGATAACTGTTTTTACTATCATATTCAGGTATTACTGAAACTTTGATATTGGAAGTCATTTTTGAGAACATCATCTTAGTATTTCTTTAACAGATACAAAAATCTCGCCTTTTTTAAGGCGAGATCGTAAGTTATATTATAATTTTATTAAAATTTATAATCCAAGGCCTTTTCTTTCATCCCCTCCCAGTAGAATTTCAACAGGATTATCGATCCCTTCTTTTACCGCTACAAGGAATCCTACAGATTCTTTTCCATCGATAATTCTGTGGTCATAAGACATAGCCACATACATCATTGGTCTGATGACCACCTGTCCGTCTACTGCTACCGGTCTCTGGATAATATTGTGCATTCCTAAGATTGCAGATTGTGGTGGGTTGATAATCGGTGTAGATAACATAGATCCGAAAGTACCACCGTTTGTAATGGTAAATGTACCGCCAGTCATTTCATCAACCGTAATTTTACCGTCTCTTACTTTGGTAGCAAGATCTTTGATATTAGCTTCTACTCCACTGAAAGACATATTCTCAGCATTTCTCAATACCGGAACCATCAATCCTTTAGGGCCTGAAACCGCAATAGAAATATCACAGAAATCATAATTGATCTTGAAATCTCCGTCAATAGATGCATTTACATCAGGATACATTTGTAGAGCTCTTGTAACCGCTTTGGTAAAGAAAGACATAAAGCCTAATCCTACGCCGTGTTTCTGAGCAAATTCTTCTTTATATAACTTTCTTAATCTGAAGATTTCAGACATATCAACTTCGTTGAAAGTAGTTAACATTGCTGTTTCGTTCTTTACAGAAACCAATCTTGAAGCAATTTTTCTTCTTAGAACCGAAAGTTTAGTTGTTGTCGTTGTTACGTGCTCCTGTTGCAGTAGATGGAGTTCCTCCCAAAGCAGGAACTGCAGCCAATTCTGCATCAGTTTTAGTGATTCTTCCGTCTCTTCCGCTTCCTGAAACCTGTCCAGCTTCAACCCCTTTCTCATCCAGGATCTTTTTAGCTGCAGGAGATGGAGCTCCTGTTGCATAAGTCTGTGGAGCAGCTACCGGAGCAGCTGGTTTTGGAGCTTCTTGTTTAGCCGGTTCAGCAGCCTTCGGAGCTTCTTCCTGTTTAGGAGCTTCAGCAGCAGGTGTGCTTCCGCCTGCCGGTTTAGGAGCATCCACATCAATTAAACAAACTACCTGGCCAACCTGTACTACATCACCCTCTTCTGCTTTTAATGTGATTACACCGCTTTGTTCAGCAGGTAATTCAAGAGTTGCTTTATCTGAGTCTACTTCTGCGATGGGCTGATCTTTTTCTACATAATCACCATCTTTCACAAGCCAAGTTGCAATTTCAACTTCTGTAATGGATTCTCCCGGTGAAGGAACTTTCATTTCTAAAACTGACATATTGAGTATTTTTTATTTTTTTAATTGGGTATTATTCTTAATTACACTGTAACGGGTCTTTTTGCAGGAGCATCATCTCTGTCGAAAACTCTGTTGATCACTGCATTCTGGCTCTTCTCAAACATTTTGTGGCTTCCTGGAGCCGGAGCACCACTTGGTACCGGAGCTACCACCTGGATTCCTGTATCTCTGAAGTTTCTCAGGATATAAGACCATGCTCCCATGTTTTCAGGTTCTTCCTGAGCCCAGATCAGCTGTGTTCTGCTGTCATATTTGCTGAAGATAGCTTCTATAGCCTCTGTGTGAAGCGGGTATAGCTGCTCGAATCTTACCAAAGCAATATTTTCACAGTTAAGTTCTTCTTTCTTCGTTAATAACTCAAAGTACAGTTTCCCTGAACAAAGCACTAATTTCTCAACTTTTTTAGGATCTGCTGTAGGATCGTCCAATACCGGCTGGAATGAACCGTTTGCAAAATCTTCCAACGGAGAAACCACTTTAGGGTGTCTCAACAGAGATTTAGGGCTCATTACAATCAGAGGTTTTCTGAAAGTCCATTTAAGCTGTCTTCTTAATAAGTGGAAATAGTTTGCTGGTGAAGTAACATTTGCTACTACCATATTTTCATTCGCACAAAGCGTTAAGAATCTTTCTAATCTTGCTGAAGAGTGTTCTGCTCCCTGACCTTCTGAACCATGAGGCAATAGCATCACCAATCCGTCCTGGATCTTCCATTTTTCTTCTGCAGCAGCCAGATACTGATCTACGATGATCTGCGCTCCGTTGACAAAGTCTCCGAACTGCGCCTCCCAAATCGTTAATGTATTAGGAGAAGCCATTGCGTATCCGTAGTCGAAACCTAAAACACCATATTCAGAAAGATGAGAGTTGAATACATCAAATCTGCTTTCTGATACATGTCTTAACGGGATATATTCTTCTTCTGTATCTTCAGTTTTCACCACCGCATGTCTGTGTGAGAATGTTCCTCTTTCCACATCTTCTCCGGAAATTCTTACATTATGACCTTCCACAAGCAGTGTAGCATACGCCAACCACTCTCCAAGAGCCCAGTCTAATGAATTTCCTTCAATAGCTTTAACACGGTTATCAAACAGTCTTGTAATTTTATTGATGAACTTTTTATCAGCAGGAAGAGATGACATTTTAATTGCCAGTTCTTTAAGCTTTTCTAAGTCATATTTTGTATCTACAGGAATCTGTACTGCACCTCTTTTTCCGATTGGATAGTTAGTCCAGTCGTCTGCCATGAACAGATCCATTACATTTTTTTCAATCTCTTTGGAAGCATCAAAGTCTTTATCTAAAAGTGCTTTGAAATCTGATTCCATTTTTGCAATCACATCATTGGAAGTGATGCTGTCCTTAAGTAATTTATCTTTATAAATTTCTCTTGGGTTAGGATGTTTTGAAATTAATTTATATAAGTTAGGTTGCGTGAATCTAGGTTCATCACCTTCGTTGTGGCCATATTTTCTGTATCCTAATAGATCAATATAAACGTCTTTCCCAAACTTCGCTCTGAAATCTGCAGCAAAATGCATTGCATGAACTACAGCTTCAGCATCGTCAGCATTAACGTGCATTACAGGAGACTCAGTTACTTTTGCAATATCTGTACAGTAGGTTGAAGATCTGGCATCTGCATAGTTGGTTGTAAATGAAACCTGGTTATTGACAACGATATGAACTGTACCGCCAGTTTTGTATCCTTCCAAAGTCATCATTTGGGCAACTTCATAAGCAATACCCTGACCGGCTAATGCACCGTCACCGTGAATAACGATTGGTAAGATTTTAGAACCGTCACCTTTATATTTATCATCAATCTTGGCACGGCAGATTCCTTCTACAAGAGCTGCTACCGTTTCCAGGTGAGATGGGTTCGGCGTAAGGTTGATCGCTACTTCTTCTCCTGAAGCTGTTTTAACTACTTTGGATGATCCTAAGTGATACTTAACGTCACCGGAAAATACATCTTCTTCAAATTCTTTCCCTTCAAATTCTGAGAAGATTTGCTTGTACGATTTCCCGAAAATATTTGTGAGCACATTCAGTCTTCCTCTGTGAGCCATACCAAGAACCACTTCATCAACTCCCAGCTGAGAAGATCTTGAAATCAATTGATCCAACGCAGGGATCAATGTTTCACCTCCCTCAAGAGAGAATCTTTTTTGTCCGACAAATTTGGTGTGAAGATAATTTTCAAAAGCTACAGCCTGATTCAACTTCAATAAAATATCAGTTTTCTCGTTAGCTGAAAGACTTGGGTGATTTTCGTTCACCTGAAGCCATTTTTTGATGAAATCTTTTTCTTCAACGTTGTTGATGTAGGTATATTCTACCCCGATAGAATCGCAGTAGATACTTTCTAAGTGCTTGATAAGGTCCTGTAGTGTTGCAGGTTCTTTCATCCCTGTTTCAACAGCACAGTTGAATTTTGTATTTAAATCCTCCTTGCTAAGACCAAAGTTCTCGATATCTAAAGTAGGCGTGTAATGTCTTCTTTCTCTTACAGGGTTTGTTTTGGTGAACAAGTGCCCCCTCGTTCTGTAAGCCTCAATAAGGTTTACTACTTTGAATTCTTTTTTGATGTGCTCAGGAACTTCTCCTCCGGCTACTGCCTGAGAAATCTGCTGTACTGCTGCAGGAGCAGCGCTGGCCGGAGCCTGGATGTATTGGATGTTATCGTCATCTCCATAGTTCTCCAAAGCAAAATCAAAGCCTTGAAAGAAGGCTTTCCATGATGGCTCTAAAGAATCCGGGAATTTTAAGTATTGTTGGTATAAATCCTCAATTAACTGAGAATGAGCTGCGTTTAGGAATGAAAATCTGTCCATTATTACAGTTTATCTATTATTAAAATTTATTTGTAGAATTAATCTTCAAATTTAATAAAAAAAACCGAGTTAGGACAGTCTGAAACCGTTAAAAAGTATTAAGAAAAAAATCTTTTAAAAAAAATCACTTAAACACTGATAATGAGAGCTTCATGTTTACCTCCTGCCCTTCAGCCGGACGCTCAATAAAGGTCTGACGGATATCTCCAAAGCGCATCTCATCTTTTTTGGCCTTCTGAATGAGCTGCTGAACCGCCTTTATTCTGCCTTCATAGCTTCCTTTGTAGTACATCACATAATTTTGAGACGGATTCACTGTTCGGAAATTAAAATTATTATCTGTGACTCCAAACTTCTTGGA
The Chryseobacterium sp. W4I1 DNA segment above includes these coding regions:
- a CDS encoding 3'-5' exonuclease, with protein sequence MDFCAIDFETATHEKNSACEMGICIVQDSKIVETKTWLIKPPSFPYFSRFNIDIHGIKPEDVKDAPTFDEIWYEAEEMMYGSLMIAHNASFDAGVLRGCFEHYGMFAPNLNYLCSIQLAKKSWNYLPKYGLKHLAEHHQISLNHHRAGDDAEACAKISLLAFEKLIMTENYEIHESFLNKYIKKL
- the apaG gene encoding Co2+/Mg2+ efflux protein ApaG, whose product is MMFSKMTSNIKVSVIPEYDSKNSYPSENRYVFKYNITIENDGSFPIKILKRKWLIFDVGFGYTEITGDGVIGLTPEIPTSDNFAYFSNVMLRSGVGNMSGRYLVKNMDTQETFEIEIPKFNLLSEVLSN
- a CDS encoding 2-oxoglutarate dehydrogenase E1 component, which translates into the protein MDRFSFLNAAHSQLIEDLYQQYLKFPDSLEPSWKAFFQGFDFALENYGDDDNIQYIQAPASAAPAAVQQISQAVAGGEVPEHIKKEFKVVNLIEAYRTRGHLFTKTNPVRERRHYTPTLDIENFGLSKEDLNTKFNCAVETGMKEPATLQDLIKHLESIYCDSIGVEYTYINNVEEKDFIKKWLQVNENHPSLSANEKTDILLKLNQAVAFENYLHTKFVGQKRFSLEGGETLIPALDQLISRSSQLGVDEVVLGMAHRGRLNVLTNIFGKSYKQIFSEFEGKEFEEDVFSGDVKYHLGSSKVVKTASGEEVAINLTPNPSHLETVAALVEGICRAKIDDKYKGDGSKILPIVIHGDGALAGQGIAYEVAQMMTLEGYKTGGTVHIVVNNQVSFTTNYADARSSTYCTDIAKVTESPVMHVNADDAEAVVHAMHFAADFRAKFGKDVYIDLLGYRKYGHNEGDEPRFTQPNLYKLISKHPNPREIYKDKLLKDSITSNDVIAKMESDFKALLDKDFDASKEIEKNVMDLFMADDWTNYPIGKRGAVQIPVDTKYDLEKLKELAIKMSSLPADKKFINKITRLFDNRVKAIEGNSLDWALGEWLAYATLLVEGHNVRISGEDVERGTFSHRHAVVKTEDTEEEYIPLRHVSESRFDVFNSHLSEYGVLGFDYGYAMASPNTLTIWEAQFGDFVNGAQIIVDQYLAAAEEKWKIQDGLVMLLPHGSEGQGAEHSSARLERFLTLCANENMVVANVTSPANYFHLLRRQLKWTFRKPLIVMSPKSLLRHPKVVSPLEDFANGSFQPVLDDPTADPKKVEKLVLCSGKLYFELLTKKEELNCENIALVRFEQLYPLHTEAIEAIFSKYDSRTQLIWAQEEPENMGAWSYILRNFRDTGIQVVAPVPSGAPAPGSHKMFEKSQNAVINRVFDRDDAPAKRPVTV